The DNA window CAGACTTTCTGGGTCACCTGAGCACCTCACCAGGGTCCTTTGAGTCGGATATTGGGTACATTAGCGACACCATCAATTCCTGGGTTAATACTGAAGAGACGTTGAATGAGCTTGTTGACCTGATCTTCACGCAGGTAAGAAAAACTCTATTCACATTTGACATCAGTATCGACTCAAAATCGTGTAGATTGGAGCCAAATCCTGTCTAAATGGAGCATGTTTGCTTGATGTCTGCCATCGCAGTCTACCACCATTCCAAACTTTTCTTACACGGGGGCCAGGCTTTGTAACTACCTGTCTCATCATCTCGCTATCAGCCCACCGAGCGGCAACTTCCGTCAGCTTCTCCTAAAAAGGTCATTTGCATATAATATTGCTGTACAAAACAATAATAGCCGTAATTATTGTTCTTAAATTAACAATGCGTCCTCCGTAGATGTCAAGTAGAATACCAGCAGAGGGACGCGGCTGCCAGGGGAGATGCCGAGGCTCAGAAGAAGCTCCACTCCTTTGTGCTCTTTCTCGGAGAGCTCTACCTTAACTTGGAGGTAAAAGCCAAGCGTGCTTGCAAATCTGTCACACGGAGGATTCTTACTGAGAAAAGCAACCGAATCTTTCAGTCACTAACTTGGTCCCAGTTTTGCCCACCAGCACATCTtcaactatttatttattttttcttcaggTGAAGAGTGCAAAGGGGTCTCCAGATCGAGCTCATGTTCTGCTGTCTGCCCTCAATGACCTCATGAACACTCTGTTCAGCCATCCGGTCGACACAAATCTCATCTGCGCCGTCAAACTGCTCAAGGTTTCACAACTTTACACGCGCGTGGCGACTCTGTGGCTGAGCGAAGTCTTGAAAACGTGTTGTGAATTCGCAGCTGACAGGTTCCGTCCTGGAAGACGAGTGGAAGGAAAGTGGTAAAGCACATATGGATGAACTGATCCAGAGAATAGAAACCATCCTCCTGGATGCGACCTGCAGCAGGTGTGGATCGTCTGCACCGCCAAcccttttcctttttaacaCGCTTGAAACACGACACAGGTGTTTTCCAATTCTCCCTCTTCAGGGACGTCAGGCAGATGCTTCTGAAACTTGTGGAGTTGCGATCGAGTGACTGGGGTCGAGTCCGCGACGCCGTTCCTGCCAGCAACGCCACTCCAGACAATGATCCAAACTACTTCATGGTGAGGGTCGCCTGCGCCGCCCGCGCTCTGCTGCCGGGGTTCGTTTCTCATCcggttttctttctcctctcagaACGAGCCCACGTTCTACACCGAGGACGGCATCGCGTTTACAGCAGCAGACCCAGGTGAGAGGGGCCGGGACCGCAGCTGACCCGAGCATCTGCGGCGCAGCGTTCATGGCGCCCCCTAGTTTACAGAACTCAACAGGCGCTTCCCAGAAAAAGAAACTAATCTTGATGATTGAAAATCACTGTagctgaagaaagaaaagtgaaagTGAACGTGTCATCGTGACTTCAGCTGAATCCTTTCGCTGCAAACACGGCAGCCTGGATCACTTAAGACTTTTTTTAGGGTGTTTACAGAGAATAGAACttgttttattacttttttgAAGACGTGACCATTTTTAGATCCCTCATCCAAGATCTCTGCAGATCCGTACAGCAACTGTCGTCACTCTTGTTTACAGCCTCCCTTCATCCTTCAGTAGTGATGAAATTTGCCTTTTTAAGTTGAATTTGTGGCTCTGCTTCCGCAGAATTTGCTGAGAAATACCAGGAAATGCTGGCTAGACAGGACTACTTCCATGATACCTTtggagaaaatggaaatgaagcGTGAGTACAGGACATCCTCGTGCACGTCATTCCTGGCAGATGTTGatgtggtttgttgtgtttatcATAGTGTCCCAGCGTGCATGTTAATTACGATCTGTTCACTGATTAGAGAGCTTCACTAATTCTGCTAATTTCcagtttgatttttttatttatttatttttattttttttaatgtgacctCACTCAGATGTAACCTGTGGGCCCCTGAGCTTAGAAACCGGCCCACAATGCAACAGTGTCCACCATGTCCTCAGATTCAGTGTAGTCAGCAGTTGGGTGTGAGAGAGAGCTGAGCtcgcatctctctctctctctctctgtctctgtctctctctgtctctgtctctgtctctgtctctctctgtctctctctctgtctctgtctctctctgtctctgtctctctctgtctctctctctctgtctctctgtctctctgtctctgtctctctctgtctctctgtctctgtctctctgtctctctctgtctctgtctctctctgtctctctctctctgtctctgtctctgtctctctgtctctgtctctctgtctctctctgtctctgtctctctctgtctctgtctctctctctgtctctgtctctctgtctctgtctctctgtctctgtctctgtctctctgtctctgtctctctctgtctctctctctctctctctctctctctctgtctctgtctctgtctctgtctctctgtctctgtctctctctgtctctgtctgtctctgtctctctctgtctctgtctctctctgtctctgtctctctctgtctctctctctgtctctgttacaCAAACCACCTTCAgcagtttttttatttatagtaTTCCCCAAAAGACCCCCGCAGGCTCTAAAGAGGCTCTCTCCTGCTCGCAGGTACGATGACTCCGATGACGAGCTGGAGCCCGAAATGGCGGAAGCCTTTGAGAGGTTCTACTTGGAGACGGAGATGAAGaaacaacaacgacaacaaccACCCAACCATTAGAACCTGCGAGGCTCTATGGGCGCCCGTGTTTCCCCAGGTCCTCTGATGGATCGTTGAAGGATGAAGGGTTTGAGAACAGTTCGTTCTACCAAAAGCAAGCATTTAAATCACAACATCTCTGCATCGTTGCCCCCTCTGACGTTTGTAAGTCGGCCTTTATTGCAACATCAAGAATGGCTTTCCTCCTCCTTGAAGACACGGGTGTTTGTTGGTGGGTTCTACTGTTGTTTTCTCTGAACGAGAGTGCAgtgattgttttttccttcctttcttatTTCAtgaggatcccccccccccccccacaaatttCCACCTGGAGCGCTTGAGCTGGACCACAGGTTCAGTCCGTTGTCACCCTCCCTTTATCACGTCAGGGCAATTTGGCAAGTTAACTTTGTTAAAGATGACGCGGAGCAGTTGCTTACAACAGCAAATTCATCAAATATTCCTCCCACTCACAGTGGAGGCACAAAAAAAAATGACCCAAATCAACACGTAGACCACCATTTGTCCTGAAACGCTGCTGAAGCCGTGAGAAACCTCAGAGCACATTTCGAAGTGGAAATTTGGTGTTGGTTTAGAAAAGTTAAATTGACCTCAAGCGTGAGAGCTTCTGTGCTAATGCCACAGAGAGACGCTGCGGGCCGTCAAACCCAACTCACTATTTAGAGCCTGTGGACGTTGCTGGAACACTTACTGCACATTGTCTGAATTCACATTCAGTATTATGGCTTATTTTTAAACCCTTATTTTCCTGTAATTAAACCTAAACATTTTAGACATTTAATCTTTAAATAATTTGGAAGAAATATTAGAGCGTAGGCCAACATTTAAGTTTCTGGATTTAGCTTTCTAAGCATCTAATGATGTCTCAAATGATAGATGACATCACCAGCATTGAACCCCACAAGAACGGAATGTTGTTTTATAGtttgtaaatattatttatgGTATTATTTGCCTGCAATAAATCCTTCTTAGTTAAATATTTGTTCCTTGAGTTGATTGAGGATCAGTGAAAATGTTCTCACATGATAACAGGAATCAAACTCTTTCTCTATTAAAGGGAATCAGCAATATTCAAACATCAGCAGTAACTGGAAATTATACTTTAATTgcataaaaataataatctacCGTTGCAGAAATGCGGGctttggcgccatctagtggttatgtgcgtgtgtgcgcgcaaaCAGCTCGTTTTTACTGGTCATATTACTTTTGTGTAGATGTGCAATGAAAATGAGTATTTTAATCTAGTCTACAACAAATTATGCAGATATTTATAAGTGTTTCATTTATTGATGCTGCCTGCTTTCTTCTGCATTTATCTGAGCCAAACAATTCTCATAAAGCAAACGAGGCTCTGAAACggtttctgctcatttttctAAGGAAAAGGAAGTTGTGGTTGCAAGTGAAAAAGGAAGCAACACATCGTTGTAGATTTTGGTGATCACATGGAGTTAAAATGAATGATGAGTTAAATATCAGTGGGGAagtaaaatgtaattaatacaTAATTATAATCTGTTACTTAAATGACATTATACAATTCACCATACCATCAttgtaacataaaacaacatATAGAAAACATTCAATGTCCTCAGAACATCTTTGTTTGCAATGTGTTTTCCTGGATGTTTGGTGCAGTTGGAACCCACCGGTGGTGACTCGTTTAGAACAGCGCTTAAGAATTTAGGCTGATCTCGGAATCATGGCTGATCCCTGAGCCTCTGTCGGCCTGCTGGATGTGAGCGCCACAAAGAAACAGCCAAAACTGGGGCCCGAATTTCCCGCTGGTCAGCAGACGGGTCTTACTGGGGGATTAGTTCTCTCCTACCGTCCACTCATCCAGAGCTCTGAACCCGAGTCTGTAAAATGCTGCCATAGATAAAGTAATCATAAGTTCTTGCaaatgggggagaaaaaaaaacagttttaactGACAAGACAAATGATGAGTGAATTTTATTTTAGGGCGGATGATCCCTGAGACCCACGGAGAGGATCTATAACTCAGATTTGTCCACAGTCTACGCCTCCAGCTGACACAGATCAAGTGGTCgatcagctgtgatgtcactcCTCTGTCAGCGGGGGCGAGTCAGGACGCTTTTATTCCAGCCAGGAGTCGTGCGTGTGCCTCTCCGGGGCCTCTTGTTCTGGTTTATGTTGATCTAAGGCAGGAAAACTAAAACCCACATCAATGGTGGAGACGACAAACGCTCTCTAAGCAGACGCGTTGTCGTGGAGACGGCAGCAATGTGCCTCTGAAGACAGGTCGACCTCTACCTGGGTCTTCAGCAAATGGAGATGGGAACTGTGGGAGTTTCAGGCTGGGAAACCGGCCTGGAGATTATCCACGGGGTCCAGAATTCTGGGGGTTTGCTCCACCAGATTCCCCCCTCTTTGCCCCTTGCCTTTGGAGTCGGGGCGGCGAAGAGCCTGACCACAATAAAAATGGTTTTCACCGCTCGTTGTTTGTCTTCTACATAAACAGGTCTGGCACAGATGGAATGGACGGGATTTTGTGGGGGGGCTGTTGGAGACAGAGGGGGTTCTGGAGTGGGAGCGCGAGGGGAAGGAACAactctttttcccccccctttttctgCCAGTTGATTACATCCCAAAATACTATGGCTTGATGCTCCTCAGTCACATAATCAATCCTGCGTTTCACCTCCTGGGGGACGTGGCGGGAGCGAGGGAGGTGGTCAGATCCTTGGATCGGCCCCGTTGACTAACAGTACAGCGGCCAAAGGTCAGAACTAAAACCTCAAAACTAAAATATCCAGCTCAGCTCCAGCTGAGCAGAGACGGATTCTAAAGAAAAACGCACCGAGTTGCTGAGTGTAGCTTTCGAACAACCCCAATTAGATCCAATGAAGGAACCAAATAGGCCCCAGAAATACAGTAAAACATATCTGGAAGCTCTGTTTTCATAAATATCTCGGCGCGGCCTCAGATGAGTCAGAATCCTTTTTGGTGAACAGGAAGACATCTTCATCAGATCCTTCCTCAGATTGTAGCAGAGCGGCCCTGGGGATGGTGTCCAGCCTCATAATGTATACAAATGTTGTAAAAGGATTAAAGGGATGTTTGGATTAATTTCATTAATATGTTCCTTGAAAAGACAGACTCCAGTTTTCAGACTCCAGAGATTTCCCAGGAATTGCTCTGTGGCCTTCACCGCTGAGGAGAACTGATGCCGGAGCATCACAGGAAGcatcacaggaagcacaaaGGCTTGAATCAGTCACAGCGCTGATGATGGACTAATGCCTTCAATAATGCGTAAAACAATGGGGAAATTCTCTGTTGCCATTAGTGAAGTGCTCTTGAGCAAGGCTTATGACTTCCTATGCAGAGAGTGAGACTGCACATTCTGAGCGTGGTCCTGGTGTTCGTGACGTTCATCCCGTCTCGATGGGCCAGGAACCCATAATGGGAGAAAAGAGTTTCATCACTGGGATTCCACAACCTCTGTTCACAAAGAAGCCTTTCTGTTGGAAATCTATGAAATCAAAGTGACGTCAGCGGGGTTACATGGCCAGACTTCCTTCACAAGTGACTCAGTCACAGCAGCACgaacaaagagaagaaagacagcAACAAAACCCCACAAAACTTGCCGTGACTCCCTTAAATGACAGAATCGCTGCTGTGACTGAGCGGCTCATGAAAAATAGGCTTTAGTGGATGTAATTATCTGTCAGTAAACAGCTGTCAATGTCCACGTTCCTTCCACAGTAACAATTACAATCTCTGTACTC is part of the Takifugu rubripes chromosome 21, fTakRub1.2, whole genome shotgun sequence genome and encodes:
- the paip1 gene encoding polyadenylate-binding protein-interacting protein 1, which gives rise to MNDNFNRAPGAGRIRSPPADPGFVGTAGDPNTSTTFYNQTVSPLRQPRTSPSFTESPHNDTAGEDLKRQSIPQQSAHANNTSSPDRFTQEAPAVNSSTLSASAPEFVPAGMMCENNNLYFDGEHFYGEPCLADMVTDFLGHLSTSPGSFESDIGYISDTINSWVNTEETLNELVDLIFTQSTTIPNFSYTGARLCNYLSHHLAISPPSGNFRQLLLKRCQVEYQQRDAAARGDAEAQKKLHSFVLFLGELYLNLEVKSAKGSPDRAHVLLSALNDLMNTLFSHPVDTNLICAVKLLKLTGSVLEDEWKESGKAHMDELIQRIETILLDATCSRDVRQMLLKLVELRSSDWGRVRDAVPASNATPDNDPNYFMNEPTFYTEDGIAFTAADPEFAEKYQEMLARQDYFHDTFGENGNEAYDDSDDELEPEMAEAFERFYLETEMKKQQRQQPPNH